From Streptomyces sp. CMB-StM0423, a single genomic window includes:
- a CDS encoding FAD/NAD(P)-binding protein has product MSNGQLNVCVVGAGPRGLSVLERICANERKSPAHGELRIHVVDPHPPGAGRVWRTDQPDLLLMNTVASQVTVYTDDSVEMEGPIEAGPSLYEWARSVVRGDAAGPGLPGGALAEARQLGPDDYPTRAFYGHYLGDTFHRVVAGAPEHVTVQVHRSTAVALDEEEDGAGQCLALADGTRLRHLDAVVLAQGHLPARATEREKELAREAAACGLVLVTPVNPADADLSGIRPGENVVLRGLGLNFFDHLALLTTGRGGRFERSGDRLVYRPSGREPRLFAGSRRGVPYHARGHNEKGAHGRYEPRLLTPEVIARLRERGAAGRRVYFAVDLWPLIAKEVASVYYGALLAARGRGTEREAFVARYLAAPTAEVEAALLDEHQIPAADRWDWDRIDRPYATREFAGRDEFRDWLLGHLAEDVREAREGNVSGPLKAALDVLRDLRNEIRLVVDHGGLEGISYRDDLQNWYTPLNAYLSIGPPASRIEETIALANAGVLEFMGPELRVRIDRTSGEPAFVAESSRVKGPPVRAAALIEARLPEPDIRRTADPLLTHLLDTGQCRPYRISSDSGADVVTGGLAVGERPYRLLDAAGLLHPRRFAYGVPTEAVHWVTAAGIRPGVNSVTLGDSDAIARAVLALTPADGPRPHATEELS; this is encoded by the coding sequence ATGTCCAACGGGCAGTTGAACGTCTGCGTCGTCGGCGCCGGGCCGCGCGGCCTGTCGGTCCTGGAGCGGATCTGCGCCAACGAGCGCAAGTCCCCGGCCCACGGGGAACTGCGCATCCACGTCGTCGACCCGCACCCGCCGGGGGCGGGCCGGGTGTGGCGCACGGACCAGCCGGATCTGCTGCTCATGAACACCGTCGCCTCCCAGGTCACCGTCTACACCGACGACAGCGTGGAGATGGAGGGGCCGATCGAGGCCGGGCCCAGCCTGTACGAGTGGGCGCGATCCGTCGTACGGGGCGACGCGGCGGGCCCCGGGCTGCCGGGCGGGGCGCTGGCCGAGGCCCGGCAGTTGGGCCCTGACGACTATCCGACGCGGGCGTTCTACGGGCACTACCTGGGCGACACCTTCCACCGGGTGGTGGCCGGTGCCCCGGAGCACGTCACCGTACAGGTCCACCGGTCCACGGCGGTCGCGCTGGACGAGGAGGAGGACGGGGCCGGCCAGTGCCTCGCCCTCGCGGACGGCACCCGGTTACGCCACCTCGACGCCGTCGTCCTCGCCCAGGGGCACCTGCCGGCGCGCGCCACCGAGCGCGAGAAGGAACTGGCGCGGGAGGCGGCCGCGTGCGGGCTCGTGCTCGTCACTCCCGTGAACCCCGCCGACGCCGACCTGTCCGGGATCCGGCCGGGGGAGAACGTGGTGCTGCGCGGGCTCGGGCTCAACTTCTTCGACCACCTCGCGCTGCTCACCACCGGCCGCGGCGGCCGGTTCGAGCGCAGCGGCGACCGGCTGGTGTACCGGCCGTCCGGCCGCGAGCCGCGGCTGTTCGCCGGCTCCCGGCGCGGCGTTCCGTACCACGCCCGCGGCCACAACGAGAAGGGCGCGCACGGCCGTTACGAGCCGCGGCTGCTCACCCCCGAGGTCATCGCCCGGCTGCGCGAGCGCGGCGCCGCGGGCCGGCGGGTGTACTTCGCCGTCGACCTGTGGCCGCTGATCGCCAAGGAGGTCGCGAGCGTCTACTACGGCGCCCTCCTCGCGGCCCGGGGCCGGGGTACGGAGCGGGAGGCGTTCGTCGCGCGGTACCTCGCCGCGCCGACCGCCGAGGTGGAGGCCGCGCTGCTCGACGAGCACCAGATACCCGCCGCGGACCGCTGGGACTGGGACCGTATCGACCGCCCGTACGCGACACGCGAGTTCGCCGGCCGGGACGAGTTCCGCGACTGGCTGCTCGGGCACCTCGCAGAGGACGTCCGCGAAGCCCGCGAGGGCAACGTCAGCGGGCCGCTCAAGGCGGCGCTCGACGTGCTGCGCGACCTGCGCAACGAGATCCGCCTCGTGGTCGACCACGGCGGCCTGGAGGGCATCTCGTACCGCGACGACCTGCAGAACTGGTACACGCCGCTGAACGCCTACCTGTCCATCGGCCCGCCCGCCTCCCGGATCGAGGAGACCATCGCCCTGGCCAACGCGGGCGTCCTGGAGTTCATGGGCCCGGAGCTGCGCGTACGCATCGACCGTACGAGCGGGGAACCGGCGTTCGTCGCCGAGTCGAGCCGGGTCAAGGGCCCGCCGGTGCGGGCCGCGGCGCTGATCGAGGCGCGGCTGCCCGAGCCCGACATCCGGCGCACCGCCGACCCGCTGCTCACCCATCTCCTCGACACCGGCCAGTGCCGCCCGTACCGCATCTCCAGCGACTCCGGCGCCGACGTGGTGACCGGCGGCCTGGCCGTCGGCGAGCGCCCGTACCGCCTGCTCGACGCCGCGGGACTGCTCCACCCCCGCCGCTTCGCCTACGGCGTACCGACCGAGGCCGTGCACTGGGTGACCGCCGCGGGTATACGCCCCGGGGTGAACTCCGTGACGCTCGGCGACTCCGACGCCATCGCCCGCGCCGTCCTCGCCCTCACCCCCGCGGACGGCCCGCGCCCGCACGCCACCGAGGAGCTTTCGTGA
- a CDS encoding lysylphosphatidylglycerol synthase transmembrane domain-containing protein gives MNPGSTGSRTRWTRIGRLWWVLAAGLVTVGLLLAVSQRGELRRALELLTHVSPAKALVALLCQAVSLACLAGLQQWLLAVGGVRVSLAAMGRMVLAANAMAGALPGGAAFGAAWLYREFRRRGADRALTAGVLAASGVLSALALVVVIVLGVLMAGTRGPGTALLWTLAILALLAVAGLIVLRSPAVRKAIGRRWERIAARHESLGSAGRATRELVEHARTVRPGLRPWLTPAALALLNWLLDAACLLASLWALGLPVPWSGLLLAFALVQIPVSARITPGGLGIAEASLTGLLVVYGLHPGQAFAATLLYRIFSYWLLEPIGWGCWLATALERKR, from the coding sequence GTGAACCCGGGCAGTACGGGCTCGCGTACCCGGTGGACGCGCATCGGGCGGCTCTGGTGGGTGCTGGCGGCCGGGCTGGTCACGGTGGGGCTGCTGCTGGCGGTCTCGCAGCGCGGCGAACTGCGCCGCGCCCTCGAACTGCTGACCCACGTCAGCCCCGCCAAGGCGCTGGTCGCGCTGCTGTGCCAGGCGGTGTCCCTGGCGTGTCTGGCCGGGCTGCAGCAGTGGCTGCTGGCGGTCGGCGGGGTGCGGGTGTCGCTGGCCGCAATGGGCCGGATGGTGCTGGCGGCGAACGCGATGGCCGGTGCGCTGCCGGGCGGTGCCGCCTTCGGCGCGGCCTGGCTCTACCGCGAGTTCCGGCGCCGGGGCGCCGACCGGGCGCTGACGGCCGGGGTGCTGGCGGCCTCCGGAGTGCTGTCCGCGCTGGCCCTGGTGGTCGTGATCGTGCTGGGCGTGCTCATGGCCGGGACCCGGGGGCCCGGCACGGCCCTGCTGTGGACCCTCGCCATCCTGGCGCTGCTGGCCGTGGCCGGCCTGATCGTGCTGCGCTCGCCGGCCGTACGGAAGGCGATCGGCCGCCGCTGGGAGCGGATCGCGGCCCGGCACGAAAGCCTCGGCTCGGCCGGGCGGGCGACGCGGGAACTGGTCGAGCACGCCCGCACGGTCCGGCCCGGACTGCGGCCCTGGCTGACGCCGGCCGCGCTGGCCCTGCTCAACTGGCTGCTCGACGCGGCCTGTCTGCTGGCCAGCCTGTGGGCGCTGGGCCTCCCGGTGCCCTGGAGCGGTCTGCTGCTCGCCTTCGCGCTGGTGCAGATCCCGGTCAGCGCCCGCATCACCCCCGGCGGCCTCGGCATCGCGGAGGCCAGCCTGACGGGCCTGCTGGTCGTCTACGGCCTCCACCCCGGCCAGGCGTTCGCGGCCACCCTGCTCTACCGGATCTTCAGTTACTGGCTGCTCGAACCGATCGGCTGGGGGTGCTGGCTCGCCACCGCCCTGGAGCGCAAGCGCTGA